In the Gossypium arboreum isolate Shixiya-1 chromosome 10, ASM2569848v2, whole genome shotgun sequence genome, one interval contains:
- the LOC128282136 gene encoding uncharacterized protein LOC128282136, translated as MQFTPIPVTYRELYQNLYDAHAIAPFHLKPLQPPYPKWYDANARCEYHAGISGHSIENCTGFKKAVERLIKNGVLKFESTQNTENHLPNHDNQGVNVIGEAVEKKEKENVDEIRMPMRVIWEEMMKRGMLTSKNTKERTWDYGKLHEDCEEFKTLVQGFIDNKELQVYEDSSSKKQVCVLENEQQRTSRPMIIISLPGNNEMGTPAAPKVIIHTPTPFPYKDSKKVPWSYGCSVTVLGEGSIASESKDGDVRVEPTKPKNVEIEKKSEVSVNEPVREEEAKEFLKFLKHSEYSMVEQLRKQPARISLLALLLSSEVHRETLLKVLNETYVTQDISVKKLDQLPIDSSHMKTCHNVVRASDGTERKVMGQIDIPLEIGPNTYEVDFLLVTDGRLITINAEEDIIAAVTSKPPYVETNEETIECSFRSLEIVNATFILKGSEVSVPRMSKATRMALQIMVRKGVLPGKGLGKQLQGGIQVPKFAEKKDHFGLGFKPDHKQKRQEMEKRQARRKARLNGGEVEWELMTFPPISKNFKSGGLLVEESHQINVVHNEWFGQENLEDEVKKQFDTGFLQEVKYSE; from the exons ATGCAATTTACACCTATACCTGTGACGTATAGGGAGCTCTATCAGAATCTATATGATGCGCATGCTATAGCCCCTTTCCACTTAAAACCATTACAACCTCCgtatcctaaatggtatgatgcaaatgccagATGTGAGTATCATGCTGGAATATCGGGGCACTCAATCGAGAATTGTACTGGATTCAAGAAAGCCGTAGAGAGGTTGATCAAGAATGGGGTTTTGAAATTTGAGAGTACCCAAAATACTGAGAATCATTTGCCGAACCATGACAATCAGGGAGTAAATGTCATTGGTGAAGCCGttgaaaaaaaggaaaaggaaaatgtTGATGAGATAAGGATGCCTATGAGGGTAATCTGGGAGGAGAtgatgaagagaggtatgttgacctctAAAAATACGAAAGAAAGAACGTGGGACTACGGTAAGCTCCATGAAGATTGCGAGGAATTCAAGACCTTGGTGCAAGGCTTCATAGACAACAAAGAGCTACAGGTTTATGAAGATAGCTCTAGTAAAAAGCAAGTTtgtgtgctggaaaatgaacaGCAAAGAACCAGTAGACCAATGATCATTATCTCCTTGCCAGGGAATAATGAAATGGGGACACCAGCAGCGCCCAAGGTTATTATCCATACACctactcctttcccttacaaggatagcAAAAAAGTACCATGGAGTTACGGCTGTAGCGTGACGGTGCTGGGAGAAGGAAGCATAGCCAGCGAATCAAAGGAT GGGGACGTCAGAGTGGAGCCCACAAAACCCAAGAATGttgaaattgagaaaaagagTGAAGTATCTGTTAACGAACCAGTGAGGGAGGAGGAAGCTAAagaatttctaaagttccttaagcatagtgaGTACAGTATGGTCGAGCAGTTGCGTAAGCAACCAGCACGCATATCTCTTTTAGCCTTACTGCTAAGCTCCGAAGTGCATCGAGAAACGTTGTTGAAGGTACTCAACGAGACATATGTTACTCAAGATATATCTGTCAAGAAGTTGGACCA attacccattgacagttcgcaCATGAAGACGTGtcataatgtggtaagagcctctgacggaactgaaaggaaagtaatgggacAAATTGACATCCCTCTGGAGATTGGACCAAATACGTATGAAGTTGACTTCctg ttggtGACAGATGGACGCTTGATAACCATCAATGCAGAGGAGGACATCATAGCAGCCGTCACTAGTAAGCCTCCTTATGTGGAGACAAATGAGGAGActattgagtgttcttttcgTTCCTTGGAAATTGTTAATGCTACCTTCATTTTGAAGGGAAGCGAGGTGTCGGTTCCCAGGATGTCTAAAGCAACAAGGATGGCCCTGCAAATAATGGTGAGGAAAGGAGTATTGCCAGGAAAAGGACTAGGAAAACAGTTGCAAGGAGGGATTCAAGTCCCAAAATTTGCGGAGAAGAAGGATCACTTTGGTTTGGGTTTTAAGCCAGACCATAAACAAAAGAGACAGGAGATGGAAAAGCGTCAAGCAAGAAGGAAGGCGCGTTTGAACGGAGGAGAAGTAGAGTGGGAActgatgacattcccacctatatccaaaaaCTTTAAGTCAGGAGGGTTGCTAGTAGAAGAGAGTCATCAAATCAATGTTGTACATAATGAGTGGTTTGGACAAGAAAACCTTGAGG atgaggtcaagaagcagtttgatACAGGATTTCTGCAGGAAGTGAAGTACTCTGAATAG